The sequence CAACCTCGCCTCGCTGAAGGTCGAACTCGACGATGAGGATCGGGCGCTGATCGCCGCGCTATCGAAACGTGAACGTCAGGTCAGTCCGGATTTCGCCCCTGAGTGGGATGCGTTTGATCGCTGATTGATAATCCAGCGATAGAAATCCTGCGCGGGATTGAATTTGCCGCGCGCCAGACCGTCAATAACAGGCCCGACCTCGTCAGCACGAGGCCGGGCCTGTTTGCGTGTGGCCAATAGACGGACGACCGGACTGGCGCCACACTCACACAACAGCAACACTCATCACCACCCGATACACACAGAGGATTCCCACATGCTATGGAAAAAAGGCCGACGCAGTGACAACGTCGTCGATGCCCGTGGTGATGATGCCGGCGGCGGTGGCGGCATGCGTTTCGGCGGTGGCAAGGGCCTGAGCCTGGGCGCGATTCTGCTGATCGTCGGTATTGGCTGGATCACCGGGCAAGACCCGTTGCAGATTCTCGGCCAGCTCGCCGGGCAATCCACCCAACAATCGGCGCCGACCTCGCAAACCCGTCAGGCGCCGCCAGCCAACGATGAGCAAGCCGAATTCGTCCGCTCGATCCTTGGCGATACCGAAGACACCTGGGGCACGATTTTCCAACAGGCTGGCCGGCAATATAAAGACCCGACCCTGGTGCTGTTCAGTAATCGGGTCAATTCCGCCTGCGGTCTCGCGACCTCGGCGACCGGCCCGTTCTATTGCCCGGCGGACCAGAAGGTCTATCTGGACATGGCGTTCTTCCAGGAAATGTCACAACGCTTCAAAGCCGCCGGGGACTTTGCTCAGGCCTACGTAATCGCGCATGAAGTCGGACACCATGTGCAGACGCTTCTTGGCGTTTCGGCGAAAATTCAGACAGCCCGCCAGCAAGGCCGGCAGATGGAAGGCGATGGCGGCTTGCTGGTGCGCCAGGAACTGCAGGCCGACTGCCTCGCTGGTGTCTGGGCCTACAGCGCACAGAAGCGCTTGAACTGGCTGGAACCGGGCGACATCGAAGAAGCCTTGAATGCGGCCAACGCCATCGGTGATGATCGCCTGCAACAACAGGGTCAGGGCCGTGTGGTGCCGGACTCGTTTACTCACGGTACGTCGGCGCAAAGGGTGCGCTGGTTCAAAACCGGATTCGCGCAGGGCCAGGTCGGCCAGTGCGACACCTTCGCGGCGAAAAACCTGTAAATGCATAAATGGCTTTTGGCGTTACTGATTGTTGGCAGCACCGCGCACGCCGCTGGTGTCGATGCGATCAGCCCCGGTCGCTTGCAACTCAAGGCCGGGGAAATGGCGGTAGGCATCGGGCCTGCGCCGGAGAAGATCGAGCGAGTGCTGATCGTCATTCATGGCCGATTACGCAACGCCGAGACCTATCGCAAAAGCGCCGAGAGTGCGGCCGAGCTGGCGGGACAAACCACGCACACCTTGGTGATTGCCCCGCAGTTTCTCAATGAAAGCGACGTTGCCCTGTACTCGTTGCCCGCCACCGTCCTGCGCTGGCAGGGCAACGACTGGATGGGCGGCGGGTTATCCACAGGGCCGAATCCGTTGAGTTCCTATGCGGCGCTCGACGAAATCATCGGACGGATCAGCGATC comes from Pseudomonas sp. RU47 and encodes:
- the ypfJ gene encoding KPN_02809 family neutral zinc metallopeptidase; this translates as MLWKKGRRSDNVVDARGDDAGGGGGMRFGGGKGLSLGAILLIVGIGWITGQDPLQILGQLAGQSTQQSAPTSQTRQAPPANDEQAEFVRSILGDTEDTWGTIFQQAGRQYKDPTLVLFSNRVNSACGLATSATGPFYCPADQKVYLDMAFFQEMSQRFKAAGDFAQAYVIAHEVGHHVQTLLGVSAKIQTARQQGRQMEGDGGLLVRQELQADCLAGVWAYSAQKRLNWLEPGDIEEALNAANAIGDDRLQQQGQGRVVPDSFTHGTSAQRVRWFKTGFAQGQVGQCDTFAAKNL